In the Silene latifolia isolate original U9 population chromosome 1, ASM4854445v1, whole genome shotgun sequence genome, AGGAGAGGCTGAAAAACATGGCTGACGTACGAAGTTTTCTAGGGTTGGCTGGTTACTACAGGAGATCTGTGAAGGATTTCTTTGAGGTAGCTAGGCCTTTGACtgctttgatgaggaaggagaacaggtttaagtgggatgagagttgtgagacagcTTTTCtaaccttaaaggaacgcttgaccctAGCCCtatcttagctttacctgaagggagtgagaattttgaggtatatactgatgcttcaaagaatgggttaggatgtgtgcTAATGCAAATGGGGAAAGTGATAGCGTATACTTCGAGACAGTTGAAACCATATGAAGAAaattatccgacacatgatctagagctAGGGGCAGTCATGTTTGCTCTTAAATTGTGGAGGCATTATTTGTATGGagctacttttaaggtattttctaaTCATAAGAGTCTTAAATACATTTATACTCAGAAAGAGCTTAATATGAGGCAGAGGAGGTGGATAGaattgattggagattatgatatggaaatagtttaccatgaagggaaggctaatgtggtggcaAATGGTTTAAGTAGGAAGTCTATTCATGCTTTATGTTCAGCTATGTCACGTGTGAAATTGCAAGATGAGTTAGAGAATATGGGAATTTGTGTGATAAGAAAAGGGGATTCGGTAGGGGATTTAACTATTGAGCCAGACTTGTATGCTAAGATTAGAGAGAAGCAAAAAAATAACCCGGTGGTGCACGGCCGTGGCTGACGGCGGGGCGTCGCGGTTCACCGTGGGGGAGGATGATGGGTTGAAgttcgatgggagatggtgtgtacttGTTGATGAGGAAATGAAAAGAAATATTTTGACTGAAGCACATTCTACGCCATATTCTGTGCATCCTGGAGGAGATAAATTGTATAAAGATTTAAAGAAATCATTCCAGTGGCCTTGGATGAAGAAGGAGGTTGCTGAATTTGTTTTAAGATGTTTAACTTGTCAAAGGGTGAAAGGAGAGCATAAGAGACCACAGGGTAAGGTACAGTCTTTAGATGTGCCTGAATGGAAGTGGGAGAGcatttttatggattttattaTAGGTTTGCCTCGTACCCAGAAGGGcaataatatgatttgggtgatagtagatCGTCTGACTAAGACTGCACACtttattcctatgaaagatacttggagtaaggctgAGTTGGCTAAGGCTTATGTGAGAAATATTGTGAAGCTGCATGGAACCCCAAAGATATTGGTTCTGATTGTGACTCGAGGTTTATTTCTAAGTTCTGGCAAGAGTTGCAAGAGTGTatgggtacaactttgaagatgagcacTGCATTTCATCCAGCAATAGACGGacagacagagaggactatttagactttagaggatatgctGAGAGCCTGTGTCTTGGAGTTTGGAAGATCATGGGAGGAGAGGttagacttgatagagttttcttataataacagttaTCATGCTAGCATTGGTATGGCACCTTTTGAATCTTTGTATGGGAGAAAGTGTAGGAGTCCAGTCTGTTGGTACGATGTCACTGATGCCGTGACACTAGGCCGGATTTGATCAAGTAGATGGTTGAGCAGGTACATGTAATTAGACAGAAGATGAGAGCTGCACAAGATCGACATAAGAGTTATGCAGATTCTAAAAGAAGTGAGATTTAGTTTGTTGTGGGAGACAAAGTATTATTGAATGTGTCACCAATGAATGGGGTGATGAGTTTTGTCAAGAGAGGAAAGCTTAGTCAGAAGTACACTGGGCCTTATGAGATTTTAGATAGAGTTAGTGAAGTAGCATATCGTCTTACACTACCACCAGCCTTGGCAAGAGTtcataatgtttttcatgtttcacagttgaggaagtatgtgagtgatccgacTAATGTGTTAGCAGCAGAGATAGTTGAGATGGATGAGAATTTATCTTATGTGGAGGTGGCTAAGGATATTTTGGACAAAAAAGTGAGGAAGACGAGAAATGGTGAGATTGCATTGGTGAAAGTTCTTTGGGCTAATCATAATgtagaggaagctacttgggaagcAGAAGCTGAGATAAAAGAGAAGTATCCCCATTTATTTGCTTAAGGTAtgttggttacgaggacgtaaccttttcTTTTACGGGGGTAGAATATAATACCGAGTTTAATTTTGGTCATAAATAAAAGTAATTTAACTAAAACATGAGTCATTTATCACTTAATTGTTTAGTTGGGTAGTGAGGTGTGgtgaactttgggacgaagttctttttaacgaggaaagactgtaatactccgtaattaataatttataatttataagatatgaataaataataattgttgtcgtaaaaaaaataaaacaaaaaaaataaaaccgGGTGCAAGGATCACGGCTTGGACCATGTATTGGTCACAGGTTGGACCGAGTGAAAGGGGAGGTGGTATGTGGTTTGGGTGTTATCTACGCTACCTAGATATTTTCATTAGTTTAATAATATATGCAACTTCCTAGAACTTTCGACATCCACCTACCAATTCATATATATACCTAACTCATGCCACACCATCATATTTATTCCATATCGAAAACTCAACATATAATTTGTGAGGAAGAGCTATTTTGTGAGACAACCTTAAGAGGAAGTTTTCATCTCGCGCTAATTAATTGTGGTAAGTTGTTTTATCGCCTCACATTAATTTTTTACGTATGACCTTTGACCCGCACCTTTGACCACCCGTTGACCTGGACCGTGACCGTGGGGGAGCCGTTGACCGATGGGTTGACCACCGTCGGGTCAGCCATGATGTGGGGGTGCGTTTGTGACGGTTTTTGCGGGATTGTTTTGGGTAGTATACATCTTAAATTCAATAATTAGATTAGTTTATAATCatatataatttaattgatttattaGGTGGTGGATTTGTGGAAGAAGCTTTCTAAAGTTAGACGTTGAATTGAGAAGATTTGCTAAAGGTAGGCTAACTACTCAACTATGTCTAATTGGTAATTGGTGGATTGTTTATAAGACGGATTATTATTGTATTGTTGGCATGAGATAAGTTGTTGGTTGCATTGTCATATGATAATTATGTCATCTTGAGCATATTGTTACAATTGTTGTCTTGAGTATCTTATAATCAAATTATtatcattgttggttggttctctaTGGTTTGTTGGTATTTTGAAAGAGGATTGGCATTGCAATTGAGATTATTTGGTCGGCCAGGGACGTGGACGTACGGTGCTATGAACCTGCTCGGTTTTGGTCGGCCAGGCACGGTGGCGTGGGGTTGGCCGTGAACCAGAGCAGTACTAGCATTGTGACGGTGTTGTGTGGTGATGTGTTCGGTTGTGGCACATGCTGTGGTGCACGGTTATGCCGTGTGTGACGGTCTCTTCGCTTGCATTTCTTTGATTATCTTTTATTGCAGGTTAtcgtattattattgttgtttagttatcctactcaacctcgtggttgaccgtgtattcgtgaacacctgt is a window encoding:
- the LOC141655861 gene encoding uncharacterized protein LOC141655861, which translates into the protein MADVRSFLGLAGYYRRSVKDFFEVARPLTALMRKENRLERSKKITRWCTAVADGGASRFTVGEDDGLKFDGRWCVLVDEEMKRNILTEAHSTPYSVHPGGDKLYKDLKKSFQWPWMKKEVAEFVLRCLTCQRVKGEHKRPQGKVQSLDVPEWKWESIFMDFIIGLPRTQKGNNMIWVIVDRLTKTAHFIPMKDTWSKAELAKAYVRNIVKLHGTPKILVLIVTRGLFLSSGKSCKSVWYVSDPTNVLAAEIVEMDENLSYVEVAKDILDKKVRKTRNGEIALVKVLWANHNVEEATWEAEAEIKEKYPHLFA